In Silene latifolia isolate original U9 population chromosome X, ASM4854445v1, whole genome shotgun sequence, the following proteins share a genomic window:
- the LOC141620190 gene encoding protein FAR1-RELATED SEQUENCE 5-like, protein MDNANEHSMLEKVGPMKVEMHASLVYTHPIFADFQNEVKHAICSMGVGGLTTVGAVEYHDVRDGLKHRSFQVEFNTKTKESKCACKLFERHGIVCRHILWVWNGRKVHRILEPYVLARWTKKSYRPIVRDENVKVIEDIDEADIKKAEMSKVWSEIYATVGVMDSYATVKQMKQSAEKTRHGSGEHHRTN, encoded by the coding sequence ATGGATAATGCCAATGAGCATAGTATGCTCGAGAAAGTAGGGCCGATGAAGGTAGAGATGCATGCCTCCCTTGTCTACACACATCCTATCTTTGCGGACTTTCAGAATGAAGTCAAACATGCGATATGTAGCATGGGGGTCGGGGGATTGACAACAGTAGGGGCAGTGGAGTACCATGACGTTCGTGATGGACTGAAACACAGAAGCTTCCAAGTTGAATTTAACACCAAAACTAAGGAGAGCAAATGTGCATGTAAGCTGTTTGAGAGGCATGGCATTGTCTGTCGGCATATACTGTGGGTGTGGAATGGTAGGAAGGTGCACAGGATACTTGAGCCTTATGTCCttgctcgatggacaaagaaatccTACAGGCCAATTGTCCGAGATGAAAATGTAAAGGTTATAGAAGACATTGATGAAGCTGACATCAAGAAAGCtgagatgtcaaaggtttggtctgaGATTTATGCAACTGTCGGGGTGATGGACAGTTATGCTACGGTTAAACAGATGAAGCAATCTGCAGAAAAAACCCGACACGGTTCGGGAGAACATCACAGGACCAATTGA